The Pithys albifrons albifrons isolate INPA30051 chromosome 6, PitAlb_v1, whole genome shotgun sequence region TATTAGCACCCATATAGGATCATACTTACAGATAACACTGAAAACTGAGTTGACATTGTACTGCCCATAACTCAGCAATCAGTGCAGATAAGACAAGCAACATTTTACATCATGCCAGCACAAAAGATCACAAATTTATCCTGGCTGACTTATGGTGGCAGCAGTTCCAGTCATTGACTTAATTAAGAGACACAGATGTTTCggttttgctgctttccttgCTCATATATTAACTAAGTCTCTACACCTGGTGTCTCAATTTACTGGGTCATCActgttctttatttcttttctctgatcCTACTCTTTCCCACAGAAATTCCCTACCTCCAAGAGAATGACAAAGTAAACTGAGAAACTTCAAGAATAGTGACATAAactagtatttattttatttcactataGACAAACAATTCCTGCTCCACTTGGATTCCTGATCCAGCTTGAAGAAATATCCAGTATTTTACCAACTCAGGAGAACCGTTAGCTGCACTTCATCCAAGATCACCAAGTGATTTCTACAATTCACTTTTCCAAGTGGCAAACAGAAACTAAGAGAGAGGAATGGCTTAAATGTCAAATAAGGATATATAAAAAGTAATGGAGTGCTTGTCTCAACAGCATTTTATTATAGAGTAGGTCCCTGAAACTTTAAGCCAACTATGACTGAGCAGTAAAATTTTTAAGGAGACATTACTTGCAATGATTGATTGCTTCACTCTCTTCTTCTCCTaccttcatatttttttctatctgtACCCTAAACATGAAGAGCCTTTCTTCTTCACCATTAAGtcattccctttttctttagcttttgtGTTTTGCTAACCTTTTAACAGTGGATCTCTTCAactgtttccttttgttcttaAACCTGAACTAGTCTAGATTATGGTATCTCATCAATTCTAATTACCATCACCTCAGGGAACGTATCTCCTCTTCCTACATGTTTCTAAAATCTGCTATGGAGAGATAACAAATGATGCCTCTTACTCAACCAAAGTTCAAAGCCTGTGAAAATACAAGTAACCTATATGCCTTTGCTCTTTTTATAAATTAGTCATGAGTCCAGAATTCTCTCTCACAGCAAGTAAGACTCATTCAGTTAAAATTACTGTATTCTGTCATCTGAGTTTTATTCCAAAAAAGTTACATATTTTCTGTTAACATCACTAccaaaaactgtaaaaataactTTAGGATTTCCAAAGGCACAGCCACAAAATGCTTCTCCTTCTCACTAGTTTACTCAGCTTGTTAGGGTGAGTTACAGCCACAAGTGTGCAGGTAAATTACATCTACAGTGAGATAAAAAGAAGAGTTTTAGTGCACCAGAATGCATATATTCTAATAACAATTATTATGACCTCTAATAGAAACAAAGAACCAGACGTTTTTGAGTTCTTTTTGGGGAGAGGGAAATCTATGTCACCACAATTGGTAACACAGAAATGTCCAACATGTCAAAAGGATTGCAAAAACATGTAGCTTGGAAGCTACCTTGTAGCACTTATTCATTTATTAAGCTAAGAAAACCAAATATAGTGTCACACATTTGATAACTGAAACCTAGCTCATTtggaaaaattttaaatgttgcCTGTGTAGTGCTGTAGAAGAACAGACTGCAAAAACGTACTTCTCAGTCCATCTCTTTTTATAATACTGTAACACAAAGAGCACAAGCCAGAGATTCCTAAATATTACCTTCATACAGAACTTCATACTCAGTGGGTATACAGCTGTATCCTTGAATCAAATCTGGAAGACAGGCCTTACAGAAGGAATGAAGGCAAGGTAGCATTCTGGGGTCTCTCTTCCTCATGTCCCATTTGCACACCAAACAATTCCTCAACAGATCCAGGGTCTCCATTTCTGTTGTCTGAAGCCTGacactgaaaacacaaagagTCAGAAAATGGCTCATCACAAGCCCTTCACTTCGCAAAACACTTGATCACTCAAGCACAAACAAGAAGGCAACAGCAGGATGAACGATCAAATAAACAACATTTATTTAGCCCctgtgaaaaaaagaagttcCTTGCAGCTGAAAATCACATACCTGCTTTATAGAAAAGAATATCTTTGCAGATTGTTGTGCAGGAAAATGTGGTTTAAGGGTTACAAACCATGATCCCACTATCTCTCTAGTATTTGCAACTTCTGTAAAAACTGAACTAATCTGTTCTATTGATCTACTTACAAAGCTGCTACCAGGCTGAATTGTCACACGCTGCACGTTTCCTGCTAGAAACACTGAAACTGTGCAATAAAGATGACGGTATTCTCTgactatttttaaatgtcacctaaatattttagaattttcAGCTAAAGCAAATAATATAACCATAGCTGATCATATGTCCATCATTTCAGTAATGCAAGTTAGAAAGCTGCCTTGAAAAATGTACAGCATCTTCTGTCAACCTTCTTTATAGAAATCATACTTCACAGTAATCAAATTTTGACTATCAAGATGACCACAGATCAGTTTATGAACAAAACCTGAGCTCCCAGAAGCAGGACAGTGTTCCTCCTGCCAACTGAAGCTCCCCAAGGTCAATTGAGAGTTTTGTACTTCATGGTTCATCCTCTATTCTGAGATTGTGAGAGATGTTGATCAGACACAACCTGCAAATGGCAACTTGTGCAAGTTgcatgagagaagaaaaagcaaataaagttTTGTTTCCTCTGGAGTCACCCTTCTATCTGATCCAGCTTCCTGGGACCAATAACCCTGGCATGGTGGCCCTGCTATCAGGGCTCTGAAGCTCTGAACCTATGACCCCCAGATTTCCCCAGTCCAGAAGAGTAGCAGCTCTAATCTTAGAGCTATCTGTTCTCTTGAGGGATTCTGTCTTATGGTAGATTCCAGTGGAAATGGTTaggaagcagctctgttttgttttggatttttttctacaATGCAAAAAATTTATGAAGGTCTCAGAAATTCACAACCAGAAATTTTTTAAGTGTTGCATCCTGAAGCCATTGCTATTTagaatacttaaaaaaaaaatggaccCTATGTTAAATTCTGCATCCTATTTCATACCCAAGATCCATTCTAGGCAGATATCCACTAACCTGACTGACAAATTACTTAGACAAATTCAAACCTACCACTAAAACTTAATATTCTAATTGCAAAACCAGAGGTTCCTTTAGAAATGAGCTGTGGATATTGTACCTGTGATTTAACTAACATGATATCAGTGCCTATTACACAAACTTACTTTTTACAGTGAATCTTCATCAATCATCTTTCAAAGGCAAATGTCAGTAGAGAAGCACAGCCTCTCAGTTCACTCCATCTCTGTTGTTTCTTGCAAGTGCTGTTGCTAAGAAGACAAACTAGCACCTACAAAAACATGTCATTTCTGCAGTAGGAAGTTGAGGTGTTAATCTACCACATTGTTTAGACAGAAAAACCACAGACCAAGACCAAAGCATCCCTGCACAGAGAATCAGTGCAAACAAAGCCTggcactggaaaaggctgtTATTACCATTAAGGCCAAAACTGTGGCTGAAGGAGCAGAAGCAGGTTAcagtacattttattttatgcttttgcATAATGTACAAAACTTTTTACAAGGTCTTTTTTGCAGAAAAGGGAAGAATGAGAGTGataaaaagtgtttaaaatttCATGCTGAGACAGGTATGCAAATTAGTAGCCTGGCagctggaggaagagaaggctgaggttcTTAATATCGTCTTTCCTAGGTCCTTAATAGTAAGACTAATTGTTCTCTGAGTACCTGGCTCCCTAAGCCACAAGACAGGGATGGAGCACAGACTGAAGCTCCCATAAGCCAAGGGAAAATGGTCAGCAACCTGCTATACCACTCAGACACAAAAGTCTACAGGGCCAGATGGAAACCACCCAAGcatactgagggagctggtggaagtGCTCACTGAGCCACTTTCAGTCATTTATCAGCAGTCCTGGCTAACCTAGGGAGGTCCCAGGTCTCTGGAGGTCAGCAATCGTGACGCTCAGCTACAAGAAGGGCCTTGGGAAAGAGGATCCAGGGAACTGCGAGcttgtcagcctgaccttggtgctggggaaggtcaGAGAGCAGATCATCTTAAGTACTATCATGTGGCACTTGTGCACTATCAAGGTGATCAGACCCATTCAGCATGGGTTTATGAAAGGCTGGTCCTGCTTGACCAACTtgatctccttctatgacaagaTGGCACAGttagtggatgagggaaaggctgtgccTGTTGTCTACTTAAACTTTAGTAAACTCTTTGATACCATTTCCCTCAGCATTGTCCCGAGGAAAACAGCTGCAAATAACTTGGATGGGTATACTCTTGGCTGAGTTAAAAACTGTCTGGATGACAAGGCTCAGAGGGGGGTgatggagttacatccagctggggctgggcaccaGAGGTGATCCCCTGGGATCACTattggggccagtcctgtttcatttctttgtcAATAATTTGGACAGGGGAACCAAGGGTCCCATCAGTTTGCAGTTGATGCCCTAGCTAGGTGGGAGTGTTGGATCTGCTGGAGGCCAGGAAGGCCCCACAGAGGtacctggacaggctggatcgatGGGCTGAGGCCAAGTGTATGAGTTACACAAGGCCAAGTGACATgccctgcacttgggtcacaacaactcCAGGCAGTGCTACAAGgtgggggcagagtggctggaaagttgCTCGGTGGAAAACCATCTGGGGCTGTTGTTTGACAGTGGCAGAACGTGAGCCAccgtgtgcccaggtggccaagaagccCAGTGGCATCCTGACTTGGATGCTTGGAAATTGAGTGCCCACGCAGGGCTAGGGAAATTACTCTCCTTTTACTTGGCactagtgaggccacacctcaaatcccgtgttcagttctgagtctctcactacaagaaagacattgaggggctggagtgagtccagcgaagggcaatggagctgaggaagggtctggaacacaagtcctgtgaggaatggctgaggcAGCTGAGGTTGTGTGAGGGAGAGCATGCACCCAACAGCAGTGACCAACAACCTCCTCCAGCATATCACCTCCTCCATcacctccttccccagcacagtgctccagcagctgcccctgctTGGCAGATCAACAGCTCAACCCCTAGCCCCAAGTCTGATTTATTCCTCTGGCCAGTTATGGCAGGAGTAGGCACAAGGCACAGCTGCCAAGGAAGAAGTCCTGTTCCAGCTTCACCTTAGGTGTCAGGGACAAGGCTCAGCTGTGTAAAACCTCACCCCCACACTAAATCCCAGCCAGTCTGCAGTGGGGCAGAGaccagagctgctggggctggcatGCCTCTCACAAAGAACATTTTGCATGACAAAATATGGAAGACTTGCCCAAGATAAAATATTAAGACATTAGATACCAAAGAACTGAAAAGTGGTGTCTACTACAGACATTAGAAAGCTGGTGTCACCTGCCCATTGTCACAAGTGCAGGGGGCATACCAGTTCCAAGAGCCTTTCCCTGTCTTTGTGAGGACTGGAATGTTTTTGCTTTGGCAGTGGATTAACAGCATCATATATTAGGAAACAGCGGATCCAGCAGTTAGTGAGAGAGAGTTCACATAGTCTTACCTTAGTATTTTAGAAACTGTTCATTTAaactgcagttcttcacaacTAGCAGTACCACTGGCAAAGGTAAATCAGATTATAAATGCAATGCATGTCAACTTTACCCTAAGTCCTCTAAAATTAATTATAGACAAACAGTAAGTTAGGAGTTGATTATTAGGACCATATCATACATACTAGAATGTGATTTGCATCTATTAACAGTAATTCAACTTCAGTAATTACCACAAAATAAGTGATGGGTATTTGTATGCTTTTGGTCTGATACTTAAAAGCCAGCTCAATTCCACTAAGCAATTGACTTTTAAGTTAGATCCTGCTTTGGCATGCAGAGTCAAGCCTTGCAGACGCTTGAAGCACTAACTTGATGTTACAACCAAACAAGGATTATTTTAAGTAGTCATTTTGAACCAAATGCATCAGATATTCGTAACAGTGCCGTTCTAAAGCTGTACCATTGCTTTgttaaaagtaaagaaatttgAGGCTAGCTGGCACCATCTCTGTCCCACGTGGCAACTTCAGGAATTGTGTTCCCAGTTTGAGAAGGGTATCAATTGCAAAAGTTCATGAACAGTTACTGCATTAGTTCAGTCATTAAGCAAGATTCAGGGCATTATTGCTGTTACTAATGCATAAAAGCACGTAACTTGGAATTGCCACGTCAGTCCAGTGGCCATGACAAGTagctttaaaacatttttagctTTATGCACTCTGCCCAGCCAGCCCACCACCATGACAAAAGGACACCTTGCTGCTGATACAGTTGCTATGAATTAGTGAAATTCAGTTTGCACATACAGAACAATTTCATCCTGTGGTACGAAAGGTCAACCTAATCTCAAAGAAATCTGATGCGTTCACAGGCTGTGGTCTAAGAGACTATCAGTGAAGGGGGAACACACACTACAGCTGACTATGAGCCTCCTGTTCTAATGAACATGGGATGCAAACTCCTCAGCTGGTACTCAACTACACCAGTGGTTTCCAAAAAGCCCATGGACTAAAATGGCCTGTTTTATACATAAACCAGGACCATAAGCCAGACAACTGCCATTTAGCAGCAGTTGAAGCATCGGAGGTGCTAATGCAAGAGTTGTTAAGCCTTTCAATAAGACTGCCATGAAAAAGCAAGTAATTTAATCACATTAATTCAAAATACATCTTCTTTCTACACATGACAGAGAAAATAAGCCATTACTTTCCATTGAAGGAAGAGCTGCTGTTGGCTGCAGACACCACTGACACCTGTGAAAAAGATGGTCACCAAGCAAACCTCCACAGCATCTGCAGAAACCTGAATCCAGTGCTTCTCACGACCCAAGTCTGGCAATAACCAAGCTGAAGTTTTCAATTGTTTCAAACCTATTCAGCTCTTCCCAGGAAATTTTCCTTCATTCACTCCTGTAACTCACCTCGGTGGAAACAGGACTAGAATTGTTTCACTATCTCCAAAAGAAGTCTACTGATGAAAAAGTTCAGACAGCAATTTCCCATGCCAAGTTTCTTTCACACAGCAATTTCTGTGTGAATACTGCCCATCTTGCACTGTTCTACTCCATTTCTCTGTCCATTCTCTTCCCGTTTCATTCCCACAGTCCACAGTCCCCACAGACTTCACCTATGTGTCACTTTAGCGTACAAAAATCCCCACCAATAGCACATCAAGTCCCCTTTCCACAGACAGCTGTAGAGAGTATCACTAAGGAGCAGCACAAATACAGAACCCATCTATTTTGCTACCCTGTGAAGACAAAAAGCTGAGGTATTTGTACATGGCATGTACTGGACACTGTAGTCAGGCAATTTCAAAACAGAGTGAGAAACAGTCAAACCACTGATCAAAAACTGGCAGAAATAACTAAGCAGATAAATCCCCAGCGTAAACAGCACTGGGACAAGTCAgaataagaaaacataaaacaaactTCTGTAAATCAGTACATTTTATGCCttgtttttattcaaaaaatttgaataaaacaaaaacttttATGCCACAAGTACACAGGCACCACCAACTTCTTTGATCTTCTCCTCTGCTCTTCTACTGAAGAACTTTGCTTTCACAATTACAGGCTGCTTGGGCAGCTTCCCTTTGCCCAGGACTTTGTAGTAGCCctagaaagatttaaaaaagaagttcAGTGTTTGTAATCAGCTTGCAGGCCTCTACATTCAGACCTATTTTTCAGCACACACCAGTTAAAACCAAACATGTGATTGCCATGATGTCATCCAGACAATTCGGTATCTACAGAAAAATGCCTTGCATGACCCAGTGGAGTTGCATTTGTTCTGAGAAAGTGGAAACTATAAACTGAAATCTTCCTGTGATTTAAAAGCTCTATGATGTTTCCCTAAGTACTTCATAAACACTCTAAAGTAAAGTCACCAAACTTTCCACATTTTTCCAGGAAGAGCAGTTGGCTGCACTTCCGAGACTAGACTTCTGGTCGGTGCTCTTTACTTGTCGGACACCTTGGTACTTCTGAGGAGAGTAGAGAGCTCTCCTGCATGTCTTAAATGCACAACTGAGGCTATTTCAACCTTTCACAGCCGTAGCTGCTCCCTAACACTAGAATCCTCTCCTGTCATTCCTGTCCCTTACATTAACAAGACAATCATGGCATGAAGTCCGTTAATACAACAGCTGTTCAAGTCAATTGCTGGTTAGAAGTGGTGGCCTAACTGGCCAACACAGGTAATCTTAATCTGGGAGGAGGGCATCCCCACCTGGCAGAGCAGTTCAGTGTTCCTGATTCGGTGGCTGGCTGAGATACAGGACATCACACCCAGTGAATAAGGATCAGACGTTTATGTCCGAGAACTATAGCACACCAAGACAATCAAACATGTGGAGATGTGACTCTAGTCTCGATATTGGAGAAGTGACATTATATGAAACCAGTTCTGCCAGGTTTTTGTACATGctttcaataattttttaaacaagcaATCCTCCATGATCTACCACAAGGAGGAAACTCCACGTCCACATTCGCACAGGACCATGACAAAAAgttctttaaggaaaaaatgtaagaaTGTAAGTGCCTCTGGAACTACTTATACACCAAGATCCATCCCGAGAAGCTCACAAATATTTAAACACTGGACCTTATTTGCAGTTCACCATTCCACCACTTGGAAAGGCAAAGCTCAgtcacaggaagaaaaaagaaaccacaggGCTGAACCCGAGTAGGAACTCACCGAGCGCACAACATCAATGACCGGGGCCAGACCAGCCTCATTTTTGGCATAATTGAGCCTTGTCTGCTCACTGACGAGCGTCCACAGTTTATCCAAGTTGACAGTAGGACAGAACTTTTGATTTCTCTTCAAGTGATAGTGTCTCATGCCTACTTTTCCGAAGTACCCAGGGTGGCTGGGAAAGAAACATATTCCACGTTAGATCACACTTAAAATTCATCCTGAACAAGCAGAACTACAAAATTAACACTGAAACAAGTGGCTTACTTGATCAAAGCAATCCAAATACCAAATTATACTTTTTTCATATTAGTAAGTGTATTTAGGTGTAATAATTATTAGTATCCAAACcaatgaaaaattacttcaagtGTTTCATCTTTCCTTAACTCACAACTTAATCCCCCTCAATGGAGTCTGTATTTCCAGGGCAATCCCACCCCCATGAACCCTGGGAGGGCTACACTGCCTGCGGAGTTTGGGTGCTCCTGTCACTAACCCGGTGACTGACTGAGTCAGGAATGGCTACAGCCAGTGAATAAAGATTAGTGGTTACTGTCCGAGAACTCCAGCACACCAGGACAACAGCCAGTGCCCAGATGTGACTCTATAGTCTCGACTACAAGGACAACACCCCCCACCTTACAGGACGAAGCTTGGATTTAACCAACATTTTTGAGTTTCTTGTGTGTGCACTGTTAAGCAACAATCACTGCTGCAACAACCAGATTTGGTCGAGTTTACCAAATACAGCACTGAACTCTTATGCCTTGTTTAAGAGAAAAGGCCTTTGATTTTAAGGTAAATGGGGACAGAAATTGACTGTAGCTATCATGCCACACTTCATGTTAAGAGGAAAAAGCACGTAGGATTGagaatattttgtttatgcACACCTAAAAGTTAGTCATGTTCAATTCAGGAACATATATGCTGCTAGTGTTTATTTAAAACGTTAGCTTACTATTTATCAAAGTTAATCCTGTGATGGTGCATACCACCAGCATTACCACGTCCTCCTGGATGCTTCCTGTGTTTGCCTAAAAAGGAAAAGTCCAATTTGTTACACTAAAGTGGTACATACAATACATGAGCTTAAAGGTACATTCAACGTCAACttaaagtaattaaattaattattctaTCTTGTTGTGTGACAAGGTAGGAACAAAGATTTACAagacacacagcactgcactgtAAGGCTTCCATGTCACACGACCAGTACTGATCGCCTGAGCTTTACTTAAGTTACAAATTTAGGACGTCTAAAAGAACGTGCCAGACTTCTGATCGGCCCATCGCTGCGGCACCGAACCCCGCAGGCCGCCGTCTTCAGAACCGCTCCCTCCTTCCCATAGCGCGGCGGGACCCGCACCCACAGGCGCCTTCCTCTGTGATTCCcgaggcacagcagcagggcccGAGCGCCGGAGAGCCCTCGGCCCACAGGCCGCTCCCGCCGCGGCGCCTCAGCCGCCTCCCCACTCACCCACGCGGCCGTGCCCGTGGCTGACGTGCCCTCTCAGCTTCCGGGTCTTCCTTAGTCTGGAAGGCTGCAGGAGATAGAAAGCGTGAGCGAGGCGGGCAACAAGAGGCAGCAAAACCACTCGCACTCCCCCCGGGGCCGCAGGCTCACGGTGGCCAAGCGGGCGGGCGCCATGGCGGACCGGCCTCCCCGCACCGCTCTGCCCCGCCGCGGGCTCCGACACGCAGCCCCCTCACCACTTTTCGCTACTCCCCAGACGCGCTCCTCCGCGGGAGCGACGGCCGCGGggtgcccatcccatcccgccCCGGCCCAACGcggcccagcagcagctcccaccatcTTCTCGGCGTGCGCGACGGAGAGAAAGGGCGGTGCTCTCGCGAGAGCGGGAAAACACTCGGGGGGCGGGCGGCCGAACTCTCGCGAGGCTTCGGTGAGGCTGCCGCACCCGGGATCGAGCCCGGAGGCAGCGCCCGCTCCGCCTCCTGCCAGGGGCTGCCGAGAAGGCAGGATTTTGAGCAGAATGTCGGAGCATTTGCGGGATTTTGAGCAGAATGTCGGAGCATTTGCAAGCTTGGTCACTTTATTAGGCACCAATAACAACGGGAAAATAAACACTGTGCGCTTAAATACAATTATTTGCCAGACAGAGCACCGGTGCCTGGGGAGCGCAGCTGGTTCTTAGCTCAGTTGGTCAGAGCACGGTTCGTGTTCAGTCTCTGTATGGGCCGTTCACTGAAGAGTTGCACTCGATGATCATTTTGGATGCCTTCCAACTCTCTAATATTCTATGATTAATCTTAgatttttgaggggtttttaaaTGGGTGTCATACCGTTAAGATTTTAGACAAATCTTTACCAATTTTAAACACAGGtcttggatttcttttccttgagaATTCCCTTCTCAGTTAAATGGTGTACTTATAATGCTCCTCAATCAGGAAGACCATTAGTTTTAACAACTAATTTGGAAGAGTACACTTTCTAGAAGAAATCCCTTTAATTTAGAGGAGATACACcccttatttttccttcatttgacCCTTTCAGAGATCTGTGGATAGCACAAGGATTATTTCATACAGCCATGGTCTGAGGATCAAGATCTACACATCTTTTGAAATGTGATCTCATCTTGTCCAGTACTATCCTCTGATTCACATTACAAAAGCAGGAACAACTCATTGATGGATAACACTATGTTtatgatgccgaaagggtttttgttctgattttcacattttgtagattttaggaacacggtagttgtagatttttagagggttaatatttctaacagtttaatgcctttctatcactacccctgtcccagaacagggagctcaaattcctttagttaattaatcttgtttagactcctttccaaggtaaagagctgaaggatatcagaaggcctacagaatgaaacataaacaggtcagagtgacccaaaagccagaattggatgaactccaagagacctttgtgtgcctgaggaagaagagctgatgaagacagagggtcctgacgaccccagacccaattccagggggttggaccaggggtgggactggggctggactgagaaatgtgtaaagcaatgattggagggatcttattataaaagccatggaaacaagaactgagacacatgcatgtcatcctgtattccagtgggctgtaggccctgtgttattaaaggacctttactttttatcttaccctacactaacgtggctcgaagtcctgtttttggggggaagggtcattcacggcatcattTAAAAGCTTCCTCCTCTCATTTTTAAGGTGCAGAATAAGGAAACAGCTTTGGTGTGGGAAAGGGGTTTTACAGCATCACATTCTTGTACACCGGTGTTCCATGGCTTTGTCTTGCTCTTGTAGCAACTCTGCAGCATGTCCTGATGATGTTTTACCCATCACTTCCTTAAGAAGAATATGTATTTCCTCATACATTTACTAGGAGCTGTTGTTCATAAAAAGGCCAGAGGCCACCTGTACAAGTGGCATTATTCCTTCCACTCCACAGAATTACATCTAGGAGTCATTCTGGAACTTAGGGCATATTATAGAGTAGAACTAATGGAAATTATGAGCTGTGATGACATTTCCATTGAATCAAAAGCACCTGCTATTTTACAGACATTTCATGTACACTTAAGCAGCTTTCACAAACACAGGAGTGTGAGGGaggtaattaaaaaaggaaatgactTCACCTTTTTAGTGAATAATATCCCTCGGTTTTGTTCTATGAGGCTGATAGCAAACCAGAACCACTGACAGGTTAGGAACTGCGCAAGCCTCAAAGCCAGTCTAACTACAGAAATGAtgctgtaaatgaaaaaaaccacagtatGGCTTGTTTGCTTTAAAGGTAAGTTTAGCTAATTTTCATTATCTCTCAGACTTGCAAAACATATTCAAGCATTTCCAATTTTCTTCCTCAGACTACAGGAAAACTTACAGAACCTCTACAGGCGTTCTGTTACCAGGTCAAGAATGAATGTGGTAGTTAAGCAGCATTCACAGCTGTCTGGGAGCCACAGCAAGCTAAACCCATCCTGTCCTGTCTTCACTGACATGGAAACACAACCTAAACACACTGCAattaatgcaaaagaaaagcagtctCTCATGAAATGTAGGTGATCAGGTCATTAGAAATTCAAGCAAAGGCTGTCTGCTATAAACTGCTCATGTTCTATTCTGATCATCTAACCAAGGTAGCACAAAACCAACCTGAAAATACCATAGTTCAGGAGTATCTATGACACAATGACAAAAGAATTTGCTGCTAACCCACAAAAAAAGTGTATTAAGAGATGATTCTGCTAGGATACAATTAACAAAACAGGGATATCAAATGTCTTGCCTTATCCCCAGCAAAAAAACATTGAAGAATACCCAAACTATACATCATGAAATAGCAAACCTACCAAAAGACAGGTTCGTAATAACCAGttcatattttaattacaaattcatttaaaaatcacaAGAAAGGTACTGGATTTGTACCTGCTCAAAATCAGAAACTGCAGAAGTCTGCAA contains the following coding sequences:
- the RPL27A gene encoding large ribosomal subunit protein uL15 gives rise to the protein MPSRLRKTRKLRGHVSHGHGRVGKHRKHPGGRGNAGGMHHHRINFDKYHPGYFGKVGMRHYHLKRNQKFCPTVNLDKLWTLVSEQTRLNYAKNEAGLAPVIDVVRSGYYKVLGKGKLPKQPVIVKAKFFSRRAEEKIKEVGGACVLVA